In Aptenodytes patagonicus chromosome 9, bAptPat1.pri.cur, whole genome shotgun sequence, the DNA window ATGCATTGGGTGGTACTGCTTTTGTATCTgctgctgggggaaggctggggcTCAGCTGTTATTTGAGGAAGACTAGGTGAAAATGGAGGATGATGCTCCTCCTTGCAGCAAGCTTGCTATGGCAGTTATTGCAGTGAGCAGGGGAAACCCATAGCAGAGGGGAGCGTGCAGAAGCCCAGCGTGTAAACCCAGATGGTTTGCTCTGCCCTGGTGGGAGGTTTGTGGTTATTCCCTCTTCTCTGTGTTTGTCTTGTAGATCAAACGGGCTGACCCTCGCCAGTAATAGGAAAACATTAACTTTTCCTTCCCATTAACACTGACAGGAATCTTGAGAGTGTGTTTTGCATGTCCCCTATGGCATGCGGATGTTGTTGTGTCTTCCCATCCATAACTAATCTTCCCTGGCCCTCCAATTACAGACAATTGAAAGCTCTTCgggatttttaaaagcttatctgATTCTGAGAAGCTAACCATGTTTGCGTGTGTCCAGCATGTATTTACAGCCCTAAATCACAATGTACAGTGGCAGGACCATTGCATCTCTTGATGAGACATAGCCCAAGGGGTGGACATGCCTGGGGAGAGGGTGTCAAGTTTGGGGCACAGCTCCTGTGGGCATCAAACCGAGCTGCTGCACACCAGGAGCCTGGGGACAGTGGTGCTCGTGAGACTCTGTTGGGAACATAGAGCCTCTTCAACACGGGAGAAGAGTCACAGCATGCTGTTCAACTTCACACTCAGCCTCCCAGGACAAGGCACAAGCATGAGGCTTCTTGCATGGCATATAACTACTTAGGATTTGCTTGTGTGATGCAGATATACGCTACGCGAGGTACCTTTCTGAGTAGAATCTGACTTCTGTGGTATCGTTTTTAAACATCTCAAGGGTATTTAAAAAGAGCAATCCATTCAATTAAAATGCAAGAAGACatagaagcgtgaccagcaggtcaagggaggtgattctccccctctactccactctcgtgagacccccacctggactactgtgttcagctctggggcccccaacataagaaggacatggacctgttggagcaagtctggaggagggccacgaagatgatcacagggctggagcacctctcctgtgaagacaggctgagagagctggggttgttcagcctggagaagagaaggctccggggagaccttatagctgccttccagtacctgaagggggcctacaacaAAGCCCCCTTTGggggagagggactttttacaagggcatgtagtgatagggcacgaggtaatggctttaaactgaaagagggcagatttagattagatataaggcagaaattcttcactatgagggtggtgaggcactggaacacgttgcccagagaagttgtggatgccccatccctggaagtgtttatgGCCAAGTTGGATGGGGcgttgagcaacctgatctagtggaaggtgtccctgcccatggcgggggggttggaactagatgatctttaaggtcccttccaacccaacccattctatgactctatgatttaTCTTTTAACTTCAGCCCACGAGACTGACTGACTGCTGTAGCATCCTTTCATTATACTCCCAGctatatctttcttttctttctcatcttcctcgGGGAGGTGTTCTCTGGGGCAAGGACCGATGGATTTGATGTTGTGCTGTAATACAAAATGCTGAAGTGTCTTCTGAGCAGATGCTGTGGTTGGAGTGCTGCCACCAACAAGTTATAGTGCTGCATCCATTCCTGCACCCCACAGGGAGCCCTGCTCTCCGGGACAGCTGCAGTGGGGTACCGTAGTGCCTGCCCCAGGGAGGTGaatcctctgcagcaggagaaagcctcACGTATGGCTTTTGGGGGCACCTGGGCACAAGAAGGGCATCCAGCTACTGAGGTGGGGGCAGATCCATGCATAGCTGGGAAGATAATTGAGGAGTCTCAAAGGTCAAAGCTTAAGGCAGCCACAGAATGAGTTAGCTACTGAACAGGACTTTTTTGCTTTAGctgatttggtttgttttgaaagGTTTGAACTTCACTGCTTAAACTCTGCTGACGTGCTCAGACTTACTCTAGGCAGTGGTGCTTTGCACACTGGGAGCCTTATTAGCCTTAGCTGAGCTCTGTATTAAGTGCAAAAGCAAGCCTTGGGGGAAGTGTTTGCAGTGTTTTTTAATAGCACGTCCCTACTTCCCTGGGGAACTGTGAAGATTGAATAATGATTGGGATGTGCTCAGACATGGTGGCAATAGGACCGTAGGGAATGTTTTTGGCAACTGCCTGAGGAACTTGGAGCTGTTGTTGTTCTAAATAAAGAAGCTTCCATTTTATCAACAGACTAATTTTTGAATTATAGAGTATGAGACTCGCACGTGCCCCAGCCTGGCAATGGGAGAGCACAGCACTCCACACATTactgccagctctcccagcaaAAGTGACCTgcatgtgatttctttttccttgttgtcCGGGGCAGCGTGCCAGTGACCTTGAGGTGCAGTCCTGAGTGTCGCTTTGCATTTTGGATTAACGGGACCCTTCTTTTAAGGGTATTCCCTGGTATTCATAGCAAACTACGCGACATTGCATAGAGAAATGCTGAGAACAGTAACTCAGGTGACAGACCAGGGGATGCCAGGTTCTGAACTGAAATAGGCAGGTGTAACCAATACCTGGCGGTACAGGGGCTGTGTGTACTCAGTctgctgaggaaaataaaactgatggAGAGTCAAAACACAATTGCTCTTTTCCTTCCATATTGCCATAGAGTATGCAGCTGTGCGTAGGGCAGAGGGTTAACGCCTTCAGCCTCATCTTCTTTCCTAAGTGGCAGAATAGTCTGTAAGGTTTAAGTACGGTTTCCCTGGTTGTTTTTAGAGACAACACTTCAAGTTCTTCCTTGGTGGTTTATCACATTTAAACATACTCCCCAGAGACATTAACACGTATCCTGTGCTAAGTGCTTTGCTTATCAGCTATGCTTCAGCTCCCTTTGCAGAGTGCCTCAGTTTCATTTGTTGTGCAAACCACTGTGATGCTGCATTGCGGTCGCCTGAACCGAGAGGAACCATCCCGGGGCCATGGGAGGCAGGAACCGACAGGAGAGGCATGGGGTTGTGTTAATGCAATAGCTTTTGTGGGGTGGCACTTCTTAGGTCTGTACCCTTCTTTCCATCCTAAAGCTTGTCGTGCTACAGGGTGCGGACATAGTCCTGATTGTGACCACTAGCTGGGAGAGCCCTGTGACTGCTCCACAGCATGGTGTCAGCATGACTTGAGGTGCGTGGAAGCTGGCGGAGCCCAAACATTTGAGATCTTTATTTGAAAGATGGAAGGCATAGTTGTCGAAGGGCTGAGGggctgcttttgaaaagcagcagatgCTCTTTGGGGACAAGTGGCTAACTGGCACCTCTGTGGTCAGGTAAATGTTAGGGTTGAATTCCAGTGGGTCTTTGTGCCAAATACCCTGATACTTGAGAAGGCCACTGGTCTGGCCAGCAGCCCTCGAGCTGTAGCCAAATCCATCAGGGAGCTACATTTAGACAACACCCTGCCAGGGTTGGTGGGAGAGGGACATCTTGCTTAAAGGGGGGTTAGTTTCTGGAAGTATTGCTGGATTTTTCTTGAGCTCTTATTTTTATTGACGGTCCTCTAGACTATTTAAGGATGGGTATAATACTGCACTTAACCCTCTCCCTGGCAGCCTGCGCGCTCTCTTCTCACCTGCTTCTCTCCAGCAGAACATCCTCTGTGCATAGACGTCAGCCTGGGCCTGAGAATAGTTCCAGCCTGTCCATACTTTTCCTCTGTCTTCTAAATCCCCTTCTGTGGTCCCAGAGTCAAGCTGAAATAGGGTTTGGATCAGTGCATGTCCTCTGGGTACGTGAGTCTCCTGGGGTTAAACAGGAGACACTTGACCAGGCTGTTAGCTCAGAGACACAGCCTGTTGTAAACGTACAGCCAAAGAAACTCTGTTCAGATAACTTCCAAGCTAAAACACCTGTGCGTACTGCTGTCGTTTTTAAGCACACCACTGTGAAATGAAGCACAAAGGTACAGCACTTACGGTTTTAGTGGTTAGTTTGATGAGTGGTTACCCTGAGCACTGAGATTTGCATTGTACAGCAAAACAGCAATGGTTATGCCACTGGTGTGAATCCCTACTGTGTGCGcaacagctgctgcacagcttgCACAGGGAAGCTATGCAGCGTGCGCTAAAATAAAGGCCCCAAGGAAGAGCGAGGAGGATTCATGGTTCCAGTGAGTCCTTAGTTTCATGACTTGCCTATTTTCCAGACAGCAAAGACAGGCCAGGGTTAATACACCTGGAAGCTCTGGAACGTTAAGCTGTGGGGATGTGGTGCAGCTGCAGGGTGAACAGGTTATTAAAGAGATAAACATCTCCAAAAACATGATCTGCTGCCAACCAGGCTCtagaaaatgtattcattttttttcagagcacaaCAAATACCTGTTCTGTCTACCTTCTGTGAGAGGGGACAGGACGGCTTAGGGGAGCAGCAGTTAGGATACTAAACGCTTTTTccccagggcagcagagctctTAAGTCTCCACGGAcatttgctctgctctgggaAGATGATCTGGTGGTCCCAGCACAGCCGATACCGGCTGCTTTCGGGGCTCTTGTGCACCAGCCCCTGGGTGGGCTGCTCCCGTGGGAGGGTTGTAGGAGATGGTCTGGCTGACATGGGCTCTCAGCATGGCACGGGTGAGCAGAGACCATGAGCAGCCAGCACGTTTGCTGGGACAATGTGGTCGTTGCATCTCCACTGCAGGCAAGGGGACCCAGGCCTTTCCTGGGTCTAGAGCAGGGATGATACTGCTGAGGGCAGAAAGCTCCTGGAAAAGCTGGAAGCAAATTCATGCCCTGGCCTATGAGAGGCTTTTTGGTCCATGAGATGGCACAAGGTAGGCAGAAGCTGGCATGTCTGCATGTACAGCCCAGCGCCTGGGGCTGCCAGGCCCAGTGTTAATTGTGGAGCTCCAAAGCTGCTGTGATAAATGTGTCTCACGTTAGCACATGATGCGTTACATGGGAACACAGGATTATGTTACTCCGAGCCATATGTTCATGATTACGTGTTCTGGTTGAAAGCAACCCTAAACCTGAGATCAGGAATGTTTCGATACCATTTGCCCAGGACTCTGTGCAATTGTGTTTCTTCTAAATTAAACTCGCTTGAtaaagctctgcagagctggccgTGGCTCACATAGTTTCCATGTTTCCCAGctgtttatttgtttcatttacttGAACCAGTACAAACATAACCCTTGGTGTGGTTGTCAGCAGGACATGGCTGTCTCCCAACCTTGGCAAGGCGGCGTTTCCAGACCTCCGTCCCCACAGAGTGCAATTCCTGCCAGCTTGGCCTCCAGCCTGCTTCTGTAAGTTttaggggaaggggaagggtgtGAACCCGGTCCccacctctgctgcagcctccctgTGCGATGCTCCTCTCCAGGACTATCTGTCCtgctttctgaaagagaaatgctCCAACTTGATCTGGCCTAACATTATTGAAAGGGTGACAAAGAGGAGACAATGAGATGACTCTTGGATTTTAAAATCTGCAAAGTAACAGTGTGAGTCCTGTCTCCTGCCTCAGCATCTTCCGCTGCCCATCCCGCAGCTTCCCGAGCCCAGAGATGAGGCAGAAGAAGAGCTCTGAAATAACGGCAAAATGTTCATTTGCAGGCAGGCACCTCCCCGGGCTTTGCACCTGGCTGTGTTGGGGCCGGTCATGGTGTGCTGCCAACAGCACGTTaccctcaaaggaaaaaaaattgggttGGCAAAGGAGATGGCGAAGGCAGCAGCCACCCTCACTTCTTGCTGCGGTGCCTGGGCTTGccgggcagggctgtgccccggTCAGGACCTGTTGGGCTTGGTGTGTGCTCATCTGGTGAGGTGCACTTGCACTAGTGCCTCCGCTGCAAAGCCCCGCTCCTCGCAAAGGCGGCAGCAACGATCCCTCGGCCCCGGGGGCTCCCATGCCAGCGTGGGGATGTCTCATGCTGACAGGTTGGGCCACGCAGTTGATGGTAAATCTAGAATTACTGGGGTGGGCAAGCGTCCAAGAAAAAGCTGTGTAAACAGGTCCTCATGCTGTAACAACATGGCATCCCTGACTGCGCAGCATCCTGCGGCCGAGGGCGAGCCCGATGGGGTCCCGCTGACCCTCCCTTGCCgtgagggcacagccaggaatGACGTACCCTCTCTacaccccaaaaaccccaagcccTGTTTCAGTTTATAAAGGTGCCGTGCTGGGGCTTGGAGCAACATGGCTGGAACGAGCGGCCGTTGTGCCGCTGAGCTCCGTCAGGAGCAGGCAGCAAAGCAGCCCCTAAACTCCAGGGCTTGGTGGGGTGGTCCGAGGTGAGGCCACGCGATGGAGGTGCTAACGGCCTCCCCCACCTCAcagcaggaagcagcagcaatttATATTGCCTGACCGCGTcctccttttcttgctctgtGCTGGCGCTGCAGCTCTATcaggaaaagaataattaaatttCCTCTTGGCAGCCCCCGTTGCCAGACCGCTGCCGCGTCTCCCATCCGATTGCTGATGGTGCATGAAAGTTCAAGGCTGTGTCCCGGGTTGTTGGCCGTGCAGGGGAAACGGGGCTCTGCAgcgctgggggctgcgggggcagaGATGGAGCTGTGTTTCTGGGACTGCAGGGGCTTGCGTAACCCTGCCGGAGCTCTTGCAGCCCCCTCGCAGGAGCGTTGCTGgcttcctctgaggaaaggcgTAGGGAAATGGAGCCGTTAGCAGAACTGGTCTGGGAGGCTGAGACTGGGCGTGCAGGCTGGGGCGGGTGTCTGGGGAGAAAGCGTGAGCGTGCACCTCCAGCCAAAGTGGAAAATCCTCTGGTCAAGAGCCCCCACACCCGCTGATGTGGTGGCTCCCTGGCCATGGTGGAACATCATGCCTTGGCAGAGCCCTACTGGCATGAACTGAAGAATTATCTTTACATGTAGAGagatcttttcttgttttttccttatgACTTTATATTTGAAAGCCCAGTTGAAaagaggcagctggaagctgcacAACTATCCAGCACAAAAGGCCTCAGAGGGCTGCAGCTGGCTGCGGGCTTCAGTTGGAAACATGGAAACTATTCTGCTCTGCTCATGGTTGGTGGTGATTTCTGTGCACAAATTATGCAGCGCCTCAGCCAGGACCTCGCCGAGGCCTGCAGTGGGCCTGGCCATAATGAGCTAAGTGGCTCTCAGTGACCGACTAGGTATCATTATTCTTGCTTGATGtgaaatatgtaaataaaacagtCTAGTATCCTTCCTCTTAAGAAGGTGATGGGGAAAGGCTGGTGTGGGATTCTGCTCTCCTCGCCAGCCACTGTGCTCCCAGAGTGAGCAAACTTTGCAGCGCTGCGCTCGCAGCGGGTTGGATCCCAGGAGGCAGAGAGCTGCATTTTTGTGTTTGGCCAGAGCCCATCCTGCCTCTCTGTAGGCAGAAATCTAGCATTCGTATCTTGGCTGGCTATTAAgggaactgaaaatatttgtgttactAATGCATTGCTTATGTTAACTGTAGCAGCCAGCACAGCGCTTCCAGGAGGCAGGGTGGCCCCTGCCCTTGCTGAGCTCCACAAGTTGGCCCACATGGCCTTAATCCGTAGCCCGCATTTCTCCGAGACTTCATGGTATTTCTCTCTCTGCGTCCTAATGGCAACTCGTGACCTGGGAGGGGACATCCAAGCTGCCTTCTTTAGCAGGTGTACGAGTTTGTGATTGCTGCGACCAAACCCAGGTTGTCTACTGCACCCAGCCTCCCTGAGCATGATGGTTTGTTAGCCTAACTAGACCCTAAAGGCAAAGCTGGAGGCACCTGGAAAATGCCAGTGCAGTTGGTAGAGAGCTGTCGTGTTTTATAAACCACTGAGCTGTCTGACAGAAAAATTGCCCTAACAGTGCTGGCACAGAAGCTGCTTTTTCTACCGACAAGCCCTCGAGGAGTGCGACACCACCACACGCTCATTGCTGAGCCATCTTCCTGATACTTCTCATTTGCACAGACTGAAGAAGCTGGAGCAGTTATCAGGGCTTCAGTGCTCTAACTTCACCCTCTTTCCTCTTGCAGGGCCTGCCAGTTACACTGTGGGCACCATGTCGGAGCGCTTTGACTGCCACTACTGCCGTGACCCTCTGCAAGGGAAGAAGTACGTGCAGAAAGAGGGCCGCCACTGCTGCGTCAAGTGCTTTGAGAAGTTCTGTGCCAACACCTGCACTGAGTGCAAGAAACCCATTGGAGCTGACTCCAAGGTGAGTGCTGAGCAGTTAAATGGGTGATGAGAAGAAGACGGGCAGATGCTGATAACCctcccatttgtttttctggctCTGGTCTGTTTGTGAGCTTCTGTGTGAAAGCAAGTTCTCTTGTGAGTCCTTTGGTTGACAGGCCATATACTCCTTGGGCAAAGAGCCAGAGGCTCTGGGGCACTGCAGTAGGGATGCTCACGATGGGCTGCTTTTGCACAGGAGCAAAAGGGTCTAGATTTTTCAGGGTCTAGATTCAGCCACATGAACTGCTGCAAATGCTTGAATTGTCCTGAAGAGGGTACTGCAGGTAATCCAGCCTGCACAGGACTTGCAGAAAACTCATCTTCTGGGCAAAGCACTCGGGAACCTAGGGTCTGATTTTTGTCAGTTTGTCAAACGTTTATTGCTTCATGTTTATGGCAATAATAATGTACACCTGACCTAGAGGGAACCTGACAACCAGAGAAGCCCACACTTACAGAACTTCAAATCTCAAAGCTGTTGGTTTGAAGCATCTTCTGCTACCCTGAAAGTCTGAAGTGAATGTGATTGTGTCAGGGAGTTTGGTGAAATGTCCTTCCCTTAACTGCTTGTAGATGAGCTGCACCTCCAACCACTGAATGCAGACGTGCTTAGAAACTAACGAATCTATCCTTTACTGCCAAGGCTGATGAGACAGTAGCTTGGTTTTAGGGCTCCTTAGCAAGAGAGAAGGGCTTATTGCTCACTCCATTTCTGTTCATTCCAGGAGTTGCATTTCAAGAACCGTTACTGGCATGACAACTGCTTCCGCTGCTTCAAGTGCTATACGTCCTTGGTCAATGAGCCCTTCATGCTGAGGGAGAACAACAAGGTTTGGTGTAGCAACTGCACTGCCACTGAGGATGCACCCAGGTGTAAGGGCTGCTTCAAGCACATTATTGCAGGTACTGGTGCCAGTGATAGGGGTACAACTGCCAAGTTCTGCTCTAGGGCAAAACCATGGCAGTTTATCGAGCTGTGGAGGCTGCAGTTAGGGGTACGGGCATCACAGTGGAAGGCTGGAGCACCACAAAATGGTGCGAGATCTGACTGTTGCTCTCGCCTGTCCATTTTATTCGTGTTGAAAGGCTGCTTTGCAGTTAACCCTCATGTGGATAGTTCACCCTAGTGTAGTTAGTCTTAAACCATTTCTACCAAAAGCTTTGCTCTGTAAACCAAGGTCCTCTTCTCAGAAAGGCTCAGGCGCCTGTCTgacaaatgttttaagaaaatctaGAAGGCCCTGACTAAAGTCAGATACAGAAATTAACAGCTCGTCCCCTGTCCACATTACAATTGAATCCTGGGCATAGGTATGGACAGGTCTTGCCTACAGGTATGTTACATCGCACAGGGTGGGGAGTTTGTCACAAGCCTGAAATCCCACATAACAagttatttctctctgttgtaGGAGACCAAAATGTTGAGTACAAGAAGATGGTCTGGCATAAGGACTGCTTCACTTGCAGCCAGTGCAAGAAAGTGATTGGATCTGGGAGCTTCTTCCCCAAGGGTGATGACTTCTACTGTGTCTCCTGCCATGAGCATAAATTTGCCAAGACCTGTGCTAAATGCAAGAATGTAAGTAAGCCCTTCCACTTTGCAAAGGCAGCTGCCAGAACTAGCCCTCACATGTCTCTTGGAAGCTAGGTGAGGAAACCAGTAGACAGATCATGCTGGAGCTGTACCAATGCTTATGTTCTTTCCTTGAGATACTGGTGCAAGCGGCTGGTGGTATAATAATGTGAGAGCACTAATGGTTCTTGCACATTACAGTATCTGAGCCGGGGCTGTGGGGTGATCTGATGGCAACTCTGCTGAAACCAAGTAGGCACCGGCCTTGCACTTGCTTTGGGGATGGTTTAAGCTCTCTAATAGGTATTGTGTATTCCAGCAGTAAAACAGTGTTTTATAAAACAGCTGTCTTACAGCTTTTGCAACTGATTAGCATAGAATTGCAGAGTCACTGCAGGTAAAATAAACTGTTATGAAAGCTCCAGGCATGCAGGATTTCAGGCTAGAGGAACTCAAGTGCTGCaccattttaatgaaaactttcaaGAGATCTTCTCCATGACAAAGCCTCCTACCCTGCACCCCATGCCTGCATCGCCTTTCTTCCTCCCTACTGATTCTGAAATGCATCTCTGCTCTTTGCCTCCTAGCCCATCACTTCTGGAGGCCTCACTTACCAGGAACAACCTTGGCATTCAGAGTGTTTCATTTGCTCCAACTGCAAGAAGCAACTGGGAGGGAAGCGCTTCACAGCTGTAGAGGATCAGTTTTACTGTGTTGAATGCTACAAGGAGTGTGTTGCCAAGAAGTGTGCTGGCTGCAAGAATCCTATTACAGGTATGTTGGATTAAATGCAGCTTGAGGGCAGTGGGTGGTTAAGGTCAGAACAGCGATCCCCAAAGACATGCAGCTCAGAAGCTGCTAACACCAGAAGCAGGTCTAGTATCCCAAGCCCAATGGCAGCAATTTACATGTGATCTAACTATAAGCCACGTGCTCTTGCTGGATGGGGTCTGAGTTAGTAACTGAGCTCTTCACCCTTTGCACACCTCAAATTTACCTCCTTCAAAACTTCCCCACCTAGAACTGTTCCCACCTATATCTTAGTCTGGGAACCTTAAGTCTAAAAAGAGCAGTGTTTTATTGCCCCAAAGTGACAACTG includes these proteins:
- the FHL1 gene encoding four and a half LIM domains protein 1 isoform X3, giving the protein MSERFDCHYCRDPLQGKKYVQKEGRHCCVKCFEKFCANTCTECKKPIGADSKELHFKNRYWHDNCFRCFKCYTSLVNEPFMLRENNKVWCSNCTATEDAPRCKGCFKHIIAGDQNVEYKKMVWHKDCFTCSQCKKVIGSGSFFPKGDDFYCVSCHEHKFAKTCAKCKNPITSGGLTYQEQPWHSECFICSNCKKQLGGKRFTAVEDQFYCVECYKECVAKKCAGCKNPITAGFGRGTSVVNYEDESWHDYCFKCTKCARALANKRFVCHNGKIYCAECPKRL
- the FHL1 gene encoding four and a half LIM domains protein 1 isoform X1 translates to MAFHRHTGPASYTVGTMSERFDCHYCRDPLQGKKYVQKEGRHCCVKCFEKFCANTCTECKKPIGADSKELHFKNRYWHDNCFRCFKCYTSLVNEPFMLRENNKVWCSNCTATEDAPRCKGCFKHIIAGDQNVEYKKMVWHKDCFTCSQCKKVIGSGSFFPKGDDFYCVSCHEHKFAKTCAKCKNPITSGGLTYQEQPWHSECFICSNCKKQLGGKRFTAVEDQFYCVECYKECVAKKCAGCKNPITAGFGRGTSVVNYEDESWHDYCFKCTKCARALANKRFVCHNGKIYCAECPKRL
- the FHL1 gene encoding four and a half LIM domains protein 1 isoform X2 is translated as MAFHRHTGPASYTVGTMSERFDCHYCRDPLQGKKYVQKEGRHCCVKCFEKFCANTCTECKKPIGADSKELHFKNRYWHDNCFRCFKCYTSLVNEPFMLRENNKVWCSNCTATEDAPRCKGCFKHIIAGDQNVEYKKMVWHKDCFTCSQCKKVIGSGSFFPKGDDFYCVSCHEHKFAKTCAKCKNPITSGGLTYQEQPWHSECFICSNCKKQLGGKRFTAVEDQFYCVECYKECVAKKCAGCKNPITGFGRGTSVVNYEDESWHDYCFKCTKCARALANKRFVCHNGKIYCAECPKRL